A stretch of the Asticcacaulis sp. ZE23SCel15 genome encodes the following:
- a CDS encoding peptidoglycan DD-metalloendopeptidase family protein, which translates to MAQLDPRRQPVRLTPMVFATVAALTVGTLIWRVFQPTPGILPGMALDPGAVMALETEAYAVASARPGFDQPEQVAILVRSGETLSQAIARTGVAPADAQAAVNLLSQAFDVVNVRAGMSIQAAIAKPALGSGQPAQLLGLTTRTGPAKQLTLTTSHDGAMRLRVLEENVRDERRVAIGTIDGSLFTSAAALGATPAVTNNVMKLFAHKLDFERDIKAGDTFKLIFDRKVTESGRTVETGKLLYAEIEAKGGINRFYSFQRAGEKDAQYFDETGKNIRGFLLATPVDGARTSSGFGVRRHPVLGFMKMHTGVDFAAGSGTPIVAAGDGVVQDAKWWGGYGRWVRVRHTGDWQTGYAHMSRIAVQPGQRVKQGQIIGYVGSTGRSTGPHLHFEVWYKNRPINPKDAKVPQGTILGGKELQAFMARKREIDTMIAMADIKRGDEKQALAMNSPAKSAPVAAAPAPVTLVSHERAKTYAALKPALSSTRGMN; encoded by the coding sequence ATGGCTCAACTCGATCCACGCCGACAGCCAGTACGCTTAACGCCTATGGTCTTTGCGACCGTAGCGGCCCTCACGGTGGGCACCTTGATCTGGCGCGTTTTTCAGCCGACACCGGGCATATTGCCGGGTATGGCCCTTGATCCGGGCGCCGTTATGGCGCTGGAAACCGAAGCCTATGCGGTGGCGTCTGCACGACCCGGCTTTGACCAGCCGGAGCAGGTCGCCATTCTGGTTCGCTCAGGTGAGACCCTCTCCCAAGCTATTGCCCGCACCGGCGTAGCCCCGGCTGACGCTCAGGCCGCCGTTAATCTGTTGTCGCAAGCCTTTGATGTCGTCAATGTCCGCGCCGGCATGTCCATTCAGGCGGCCATCGCCAAACCGGCCCTCGGCTCCGGCCAACCTGCCCAGCTTTTGGGCCTGACGACCCGCACCGGCCCCGCCAAGCAACTGACCCTGACCACCAGCCATGACGGCGCCATGCGCCTGCGGGTGCTGGAAGAAAACGTGCGCGATGAACGCCGCGTGGCCATCGGCACCATCGACGGCTCGCTGTTTACCTCCGCCGCAGCGCTTGGGGCGACACCGGCGGTCACCAACAATGTTATGAAGCTGTTCGCCCACAAGCTTGATTTCGAGCGCGACATCAAGGCAGGCGACACCTTTAAGCTGATCTTCGACCGTAAAGTGACCGAAAGCGGTCGCACCGTTGAAACGGGCAAGCTTTTGTACGCCGAAATCGAAGCCAAGGGCGGCATCAACCGCTTCTACAGCTTTCAGCGCGCCGGCGAAAAAGACGCCCAGTATTTCGATGAAACGGGCAAGAACATTCGCGGCTTCCTTCTGGCCACGCCGGTTGACGGTGCGCGCACCTCATCAGGGTTTGGCGTACGCCGCCACCCGGTTCTGGGCTTTATGAAGATGCATACCGGCGTTGACTTTGCTGCCGGTTCCGGCACGCCGATTGTTGCCGCCGGTGACGGTGTGGTTCAGGATGCCAAGTGGTGGGGCGGTTATGGCCGCTGGGTGCGTGTGCGCCATACCGGCGATTGGCAAACCGGCTACGCCCACATGTCGCGCATTGCCGTGCAACCGGGCCAACGCGTCAAGCAGGGCCAGATCATCGGTTATGTCGGCTCAACCGGTCGTTCCACCGGCCCGCATCTGCACTTCGAAGTCTGGTACAAGAACCGCCCGATCAACCCCAAGGATGCCAAGGTTCCGCAAGGTACGATCCTGGGCGGCAAAGAGCTTCAGGCCTTCATGGCCCGCAAGCGTGAAATCGACACTATGATCGCCATGGCCGACATTAAGCGCGGCGACGAAAAGCAGGCTCTGGCCATGAACAGTCCTGCCAAGTCCGCGCCTGTGGCCGCAGCCCCTGCACCGGTCACTCTGGTCAGCCATGAACGCGCCAAAACCTATGCCGCGCTCAAACCGGCCCTGTCGTCGACCCGCGGGATGAATTAA